The following proteins are co-located in the Bathymodiolus thermophilus thioautotrophic gill symbiont genome:
- a CDS encoding dihydroorotate dehydrogenase has product MNEEQASKAHISDILKTKFCGLSLNSPIVLLSGCVGFGEEYTRIDGFSNADVGAICLKGTTLEPRLGNAPHRVTETPSGMINAIGLQNPGTDVVINDIMPNLDKTETRFIINISGSSVEEYGEITKRFDDTDIDAIEINISCPNVKEGGVAFGNDPDMSYRVVDICRKNTTKPIITKLSPNQTDIAFSAQRCIDAGTDGLAVINTLMGMAIDTKTKKPIIGNNQGGLSGPAIKPIALLKVHQVYQVSKHHNVPIIGQGGIMTANDAIEFIIAGASTVGIGTALFYNPLICHKINEGIAQYLIDNKLDNIDKLIGTLEVNTFNSPCNPK; this is encoded by the coding sequence ATGAATGAAGAGCAAGCCTCGAAAGCACATATTAGCGATATTTTAAAAACGAAATTCTGCGGACTTTCGTTAAATTCGCCCATTGTTCTTTTGTCAGGCTGCGTTGGTTTTGGCGAAGAATACACACGCATTGATGGGTTTTCTAACGCTGATGTGGGTGCAATTTGTCTAAAAGGAACAACCTTGGAACCACGCCTTGGCAATGCCCCTCATCGAGTAACCGAAACACCCAGTGGTATGATTAACGCCATCGGTTTACAAAATCCTGGCACAGATGTCGTCATTAACGATATTATGCCAAATTTAGATAAAACTGAAACTCGGTTTATTATCAATATTTCAGGCTCATCAGTAGAAGAATATGGCGAAATTACCAAACGATTTGACGACACCGATATTGACGCAATAGAAATCAATATCTCCTGTCCCAATGTCAAAGAAGGTGGTGTCGCCTTTGGCAACGACCCTGATATGTCTTATCGTGTGGTTGATATTTGCAGAAAAAATACCACAAAGCCGATTATCACCAAATTATCACCCAATCAAACTGATATTGCTTTCAGCGCTCAACGCTGTATTGATGCAGGCACCGATGGCTTGGCAGTCATTAACACACTGATGGGCATGGCAATTGACACCAAAACCAAAAAGCCAATTATTGGCAACAACCAAGGGGGGTTATCAGGCCCTGCCATTAAGCCCATTGCACTGTTAAAAGTCCACCAAGTTTACCAAGTGAGCAAACACCACAATGTGCCAATTATTGGACAAGGTGGCATTATGACAGCCAATGATGCAATAGAGTTTATCATTGCTGGTGCATCCACTGTTGGCATTGGCACAGCACTGTTTTACAACCCATTAATCTGCCATAAAATCAACGAAGGCATTGCCCAATACTTAATAGACAACAAACTGGATAATATCGATAAATTAATCGGCACCTTGGAAGTTAACACTTTCAATTCACCTTGTAACCCAAAATAA
- the bioD gene encoding dethiobiotin synthase gives MKGLFISGSGTNVGKTLIASYIIKALSVKYTVVARKPIESDCIKTADGLMPKDAVLLNNLCANPEPISAVCKFRFEACVSGEKASAEQGIIVKLQDLVDAVQPINDDDFVVVEGAGGIYSPIAQQALNSDLALALKLPVVIVVKDELGAINQALLSINAAKKHKLNIVMLVLNQITPNDLGNEEALKAYTDIEVVTFNQNKIGNFNTKVMALI, from the coding sequence ATGAAAGGATTGTTTATTAGCGGTAGCGGCACCAATGTGGGAAAAACCTTGATTGCCAGTTATATCATTAAAGCACTGAGTGTGAAATACACGGTTGTGGCAAGAAAACCCATTGAAAGCGATTGCATAAAAACCGCTGATGGTTTAATGCCCAAAGATGCGGTATTACTGAACAATTTGTGTGCAAATCCAGAGCCGATCAGTGCTGTGTGCAAATTTCGATTTGAAGCCTGTGTGAGTGGTGAGAAAGCCAGTGCAGAGCAAGGTATTATTGTTAAATTACAAGATTTAGTTGATGCGGTGCAACCCATAAATGATGATGATTTTGTTGTGGTTGAGGGTGCAGGTGGCATTTATTCCCCCATTGCACAACAAGCATTAAACAGTGACTTAGCATTGGCACTAAAACTACCAGTGGTAATCGTGGTCAAAGATGAACTGGGTGCCATCAATCAAGCATTATTGAGCATCAATGCTGCCAAAAAACACAAATTGAATATTGTTATGTTGGTGCTTAACCAAATTACACCTAATGACTTAGGTAACGAAGAAGCGTTGAAGGCTTATACAGATATTGAAGTGGTAACTTTCAATCAAAACAAAATAGGCAACTTTAACACCAAGGTGATGGCGTTAATCTAA
- a CDS encoding ClpXP protease specificity-enhancing factor, which translates to MTSVAPYLVRAYHQWMEDSGLTPHILVDCSESNVVVPKPFIQQGKIVLNIANHATNALVIDNESISFKARFEGKSHDIFAPINAVLTIYAGENGEGMFFEKDQVPPKKEQKKPTLTILD; encoded by the coding sequence ATGACTTCTGTAGCGCCTTATCTTGTTAGAGCTTATCATCAATGGATGGAAGATTCTGGGCTAACGCCACACATTTTGGTTGATTGTTCAGAATCAAATGTTGTGGTACCAAAACCTTTTATTCAGCAAGGGAAAATTGTACTCAATATCGCCAATCATGCAACCAATGCCTTGGTTATAGATAATGAATCGATATCCTTCAAAGCACGCTTTGAGGGGAAATCCCATGATATTTTCGCACCCATCAATGCGGTTTTAACTATTTATGCGGGTGAAAATGGTGAAGGTATGTTTTTTGAAAAAGATCAAGTGCCGCCAAAAAAAGAGCAAAAAAAGCCAACTTTAACTATATTAGATTAA
- a CDS encoding glutathione S-transferase N-terminal domain-containing protein has product MISKPNPSSTILYSSNDEIESHTVRFIMAEKNIEREVVVLEVEKMPEEILERSPGQTLPTLFDRGIVLYDLSVIMEYLDERFPFPPLLPVDPIEKSEKRLLIFRFTRASDSWFKQVKIIETGNEKEANAARKLLKNSLIELVPLFEYKTFFKSDDMTIVDACLATLLWRLKKLDIDLGAPGKAVTEYANHLFTRSSFKESLTDCEKEYN; this is encoded by the coding sequence ATGATAAGCAAACCAAATCCATCTTCAACCATTCTTTATTCTTCTAACGATGAAATAGAATCACATACAGTGCGTTTTATTATGGCAGAAAAAAACATCGAAAGAGAAGTGGTGGTTTTAGAAGTCGAAAAAATGCCTGAAGAAATTTTAGAGCGTAGCCCCGGTCAAACACTACCTACTTTATTTGACCGTGGTATCGTTTTATACGATCTTTCGGTAATTATGGAATACCTAGATGAACGCTTTCCTTTCCCACCATTGTTGCCAGTTGACCCGATTGAAAAATCAGAAAAACGCTTACTTATTTTTAGATTTACAAGGGCTTCTGACAGTTGGTTTAAGCAGGTTAAAATTATTGAAACTGGCAATGAAAAAGAAGCCAATGCAGCCAGAAAACTGCTTAAAAATAGCTTGATTGAATTGGTGCCTTTATTTGAATACAAAACTTTCTTTAAGAGCGATGACATGACAATTGTTGATGCTTGTTTAGCGACATTATTATGGCGTTTGAAAAAACTTGATATTGACTTAGGTGCGCCCGGAAAGGCTGTTACTGAGTATGCAAATCATCTATTTACAAGAAGCAGTTTTAAAGAAAGTTTGACCGATTGCGAAAAAGAATACAACTAA
- a CDS encoding cytochrome c1: MKKLLTTTASVLAGLTISFNLLANSEIHLDHADTDISDQKSLQNGAKLFMNYCSGCHSISFMRYNRIGKDLFLSDTVKAYEQAKANLLDKKPLSVADLQALANAVDNPVKDAKQAKTLLDKLSASQIEENLSKATDKIVEKDLIFNTEKVGSPVVAAISEKGAKIWFGSTPPDLSLVARSKGTDWIYTYLRSFYKDDTRPFGVNNKVLANVSMPDVLWYLKQSKSTPEFNQDVRDITNFLDYVGEPAKLIRVDLGYKVLGFLFILFILSYLLKKEYWRDVKYGKWKAKD; encoded by the coding sequence ATGAAAAAATTATTAACAACGACAGCGTCTGTCTTAGCGGGCTTAACCATCTCTTTCAATCTTTTAGCAAATAGTGAAATACATCTTGACCACGCTGATACAGATATCAGCGATCAAAAATCACTGCAAAATGGTGCGAAATTGTTTATGAATTATTGCTCAGGTTGCCACTCAATTTCTTTTATGCGTTACAACCGCATTGGTAAAGATTTATTTTTAAGCGACACAGTCAAGGCTTATGAGCAAGCAAAAGCAAATTTGTTAGACAAAAAACCATTAAGTGTTGCTGATTTACAAGCACTTGCAAATGCAGTTGACAACCCTGTGAAAGATGCTAAACAAGCAAAAACATTACTTGACAAGCTTTCCGCTAGTCAAATTGAAGAGAACTTAAGTAAGGCAACCGACAAAATAGTTGAAAAAGACCTTATATTTAACACAGAAAAAGTTGGCTCTCCAGTAGTTGCGGCAATATCGGAAAAGGGGGCGAAAATTTGGTTCGGTTCAACGCCGCCCGACTTGTCTCTGGTTGCTCGCTCTAAAGGTACCGATTGGATTTACACCTATTTGCGTAGTTTTTACAAAGACGACACTCGTCCCTTTGGCGTGAACAATAAAGTTTTGGCCAATGTCTCTATGCCAGATGTCTTATGGTATCTTAAGCAGAGCAAATCAACACCAGAATTTAACCAAGATGTGCGTGACATTACTAACTTTTTAGACTATGTTGGCGAACCTGCAAAATTGATACGCGTTGACTTAGGTTATAAAGTATTAGGCTTTTTATTCATCCTCTTTATTCTTTCTTATTTATTGAAAAAAGAATATTGGAGAGATGTTAAATACGGTAAATGGAAGGCCAAGGACTAA
- a CDS encoding cytochrome b — MDNNKNWIDQRFPLTKVWNEHLAEYYTPRNFNFWYFFGSLAMLVLVMQIVTGIFLTMHFKPDELHAFASVEYIMRDVNWGWLIRYLHSTGASAFFVVIYLHMYRGLLYGSYKSPRELIWILGMILYIALMAEAFMGYVLPWGQMSYWGAQVIISLFGSVPFIGPDLLVWILGDYAVGDPALNRFFSLHVIALPLILVVLVFLHIVALHAVGSNNPDGVEIKKNKDKNGIPKDGIPFHPYYSVKDIVGVVGFLMIFSAVVFFAPAMNGYFLEHANFIEANPLQTPSHIAPLWYLTPFYSVLRAIPPMFGSQFPGVVGMFAALLILLALPWLDRSKVKSIRYRSAPYKYALGIFVISFVCLGYLGMQSVTPMNALLAQVFTATYFGFFILMPWFTSIGKTKEVPKRVTGK; from the coding sequence ATGGACAATAATAAAAACTGGATTGATCAAAGATTTCCGTTAACTAAAGTTTGGAATGAACATTTGGCAGAATATTACACGCCAAGAAATTTTAATTTTTGGTACTTCTTTGGCTCGTTAGCCATGTTGGTACTGGTAATGCAAATTGTTACTGGTATCTTTTTAACCATGCACTTCAAGCCTGATGAACTACATGCTTTTGCTTCGGTTGAATACATTATGCGTGATGTAAACTGGGGTTGGTTAATTCGTTATCTACACTCAACAGGTGCATCAGCGTTCTTTGTTGTCATTTATCTGCACATGTATCGTGGGTTGCTTTACGGCTCATACAAATCGCCACGAGAGTTGATTTGGATTTTAGGTATGATTTTATACATTGCACTAATGGCTGAAGCATTTATGGGCTATGTTCTGCCATGGGGTCAAATGTCCTATTGGGGTGCACAAGTAATTATCTCACTATTTGGCTCCGTTCCCTTTATTGGCCCCGACTTGTTGGTGTGGATTTTAGGCGACTATGCTGTTGGTGACCCAGCGCTAAATCGCTTCTTTTCATTACATGTGATTGCCTTGCCGCTTATCTTAGTTGTATTGGTATTTTTGCACATTGTAGCATTACATGCAGTTGGCTCAAACAACCCAGATGGTGTTGAAATTAAAAAGAATAAAGACAAAAACGGCATTCCAAAAGACGGCATTCCATTCCACCCATACTACAGCGTTAAAGACATTGTTGGTGTGGTAGGATTTTTGATGATTTTCTCTGCTGTGGTATTTTTTGCACCCGCAATGAACGGTTACTTCTTAGAGCATGCCAACTTTATTGAAGCCAATCCATTGCAAACCCCTAGCCACATTGCGCCACTTTGGTATTTAACACCTTTCTATTCCGTATTAAGAGCCATTCCACCCATGTTTGGATCGCAATTCCCAGGTGTTGTTGGTATGTTTGCAGCGTTATTAATTTTATTGGCTCTACCGTGGCTGGATCGCTCTAAAGTGAAATCAATTAGATATCGCTCAGCACCATATAAGTATGCCTTAGGTATCTTTGTAATTAGTTTTGTTTGCTTAGGTTATTTAGGTATGCAGTCAGTAACGCCAATGAATGCCTTGTTAGCGCAAGTTTTCACTGCAACCTACTTTGGCTTCTTTATCTTAATGCCATGGTTTACTTCTATTGGAAAAACCAAAGAAGTGCCTAAAAGAGTAACGGGGAAATAA
- the petA gene encoding ubiquinol-cytochrome c reductase iron-sulfur subunit: protein MSEQTIDLKKRRFLTQATSVVGAVGVGFVAWPFLSTWNPSARAKAAGAPVEVNIKKLKEGQLVRVLWRKKPVWIFRRDKTTLSNLSTLDGILTDPSSSETSQQPEYAKNIHRSINPEVAVIVGVCTHLGCSPTYRPELGAADLGGDAWKGGFYCPCHGSKFDLAGRVYAGVPAPTNLVIPPYHFVSDSLIQIGVDPKA, encoded by the coding sequence ATGTCAGAACAAACAATAGACCTTAAGAAAAGACGCTTTCTAACCCAAGCTACAAGTGTAGTTGGTGCAGTTGGTGTTGGCTTTGTGGCATGGCCGTTTTTATCCACTTGGAATCCTTCTGCTAGAGCCAAAGCTGCTGGCGCACCCGTTGAGGTTAACATCAAAAAACTTAAAGAAGGGCAATTGGTTCGCGTATTATGGCGCAAAAAACCTGTTTGGATTTTTAGACGCGACAAAACCACACTTTCAAATTTAAGCACTTTAGACGGTATATTAACCGACCCAAGCAGTTCAGAAACCTCTCAACAGCCAGAATACGCTAAAAATATTCATCGTTCAATAAACCCTGAGGTTGCCGTGATTGTTGGTGTTTGCACTCACCTTGGTTGTTCACCAACTTACCGTCCAGAACTTGGTGCAGCCGACCTTGGTGGTGATGCTTGGAAGGGTGGGTTTTACTGCCCATGTCATGGCTCTAAGTTTGACTTGGCAGGTCGTGTTTATGCAGGCGTTCCGGCACCGACTAATTTGGTGATTCCACCTTATCATTTTGTATCTGATTCGTTAATTCAAATTGGTGTTGACCCAAAAGCATAG
- the secA gene encoding preprotein translocase subunit SecA, whose translation MNIINKLAAKVVGSRNDRLVKKLTKTVASVNAFEPALQALDDKMLSAKTQEFKQKVENQETLDSLLPEAFAVVREASVRVLELRHHDVQMIGGMVLHNGNIAEMGTGEGKTLVATLPAYLNALTGKGVHIVTVNDYLAVRDAQWMGKVFEFLGLSVGIVTSNMPPEDKKDAYNCDIVYATNNELGFDYLRDNMAFTTEQKVQRSPNFAIIDEVDSILIDEARTPLIISGPADDYAEIYQATNQMIPSFTEQIETGEGKEVVVEKAGDYTIDEKNKQVFLTDDGHNKAEELLINAGVLPEGASLYDASNILLMQHINSALRAHMLFHKDDHYIVNDDEVVIVDEFTGRTMPGRRWSEGLHQAIEAKEGVSIKKENQTLASITFQNYFRLYGKLSGMTGTADTEAVEFQAIYNLETTVVPSNKPSARNDMSDQIYLTLGEKLEAIAKDVENCQKIGQPVLVGTSSIENSEAISELLTSKKIKHEVLNAKQHEREAQIIANAGSIGAVTIATNMAGRGTDIVLGGKLEGETTDKQKADWQVQHDEVIKAGGLHIVGTERNESRRVDNQLRGRSGRQGDVGSTRFYLSLEDDLMRIFASEKMATMMQRLGMEKGEAIEHKMVNRAIENAQKKVEGMHYDSRKHLLEYDDVSNDQRKVVYGLRDELMSVDNVQDRFIAMRKTVISNLFSNYISTAQTEEDWDIEGLHHALQSDYAADFPIQEWLDEGVDVDELESRVEQGLTQIFTYKEGIIGSKQMRDFEKAVMLQTLDHFWKEHLAAMDYLRQSINLRGYAQKNPTQEYKRESFIMFTALLDTIDLEIVKALSSVTLNAESSADDIEQQNNEEASATHDTLLEEPIQPQEVITTNNETDDNHPQTYQRIGAKVGRNDPCPCGSGKKYKNCHG comes from the coding sequence ATGAATATTATAAATAAATTGGCAGCCAAGGTTGTTGGCTCTCGCAATGACCGATTGGTAAAAAAACTGACTAAAACAGTTGCAAGCGTTAATGCATTTGAGCCCGCATTGCAAGCACTAGATGACAAAATGCTCAGTGCCAAAACACAAGAATTCAAACAAAAAGTTGAAAACCAAGAAACATTAGATTCTTTATTGCCAGAAGCCTTTGCAGTTGTGCGTGAGGCCAGCGTTAGAGTTTTAGAACTTAGGCATCATGATGTGCAAATGATTGGTGGCATGGTATTACACAACGGCAACATTGCAGAAATGGGTACAGGTGAAGGTAAAACTTTGGTGGCAACACTTCCGGCTTATCTCAATGCATTAACCGGTAAAGGTGTTCATATTGTTACTGTGAATGATTATTTAGCAGTGCGTGATGCTCAGTGGATGGGCAAAGTATTTGAGTTTTTAGGGTTGAGCGTTGGTATTGTTACTTCAAATATGCCACCAGAAGACAAAAAAGATGCTTACAACTGCGACATTGTTTATGCCACTAATAACGAGTTAGGTTTTGATTATTTAAGAGACAATATGGCGTTTACCACTGAGCAAAAAGTGCAACGCAGCCCTAACTTTGCTATTATTGACGAAGTTGACTCTATTTTGATTGATGAGGCGAGAACGCCGCTCATTATTTCTGGGCCAGCAGATGATTATGCTGAGATTTATCAAGCAACCAACCAAATGATTCCAAGTTTTACTGAGCAAATCGAAACTGGCGAAGGCAAAGAAGTGGTGGTTGAAAAGGCTGGCGATTACACAATTGACGAGAAAAACAAGCAAGTGTTTTTAACCGACGATGGACACAATAAGGCAGAAGAACTGCTAATCAATGCGGGCGTTTTGCCAGAAGGTGCGAGTTTGTATGATGCCAGCAATATTTTATTGATGCAACATATTAATTCGGCGTTGCGTGCCCATATGTTGTTTCATAAAGACGATCATTATATTGTGAATGACGATGAAGTTGTTATTGTTGATGAATTTACAGGGAGAACCATGCCGGGGCGTCGCTGGTCTGAAGGTTTGCATCAGGCGATTGAAGCCAAAGAAGGTGTGAGCATTAAAAAAGAAAACCAAACACTGGCATCCATTACTTTCCAAAATTATTTTAGATTGTATGGCAAACTCTCAGGTATGACCGGTACAGCAGATACTGAGGCGGTTGAATTTCAAGCAATTTATAATTTAGAAACCACAGTTGTCCCGTCAAATAAGCCCTCTGCACGAAACGATATGTCCGACCAAATTTATTTAACTTTGGGTGAAAAATTAGAAGCAATCGCCAAAGATGTAGAAAATTGTCAAAAGATAGGACAACCCGTTTTAGTCGGCACCAGTAGCATTGAAAACTCTGAGGCAATCTCAGAATTACTCACCAGTAAAAAAATTAAACACGAAGTTTTGAACGCTAAACAGCATGAGCGTGAAGCGCAAATTATTGCCAATGCAGGTAGTATTGGCGCAGTGACTATTGCCACCAATATGGCAGGACGAGGCACAGATATTGTACTGGGCGGTAAGTTAGAAGGAGAAACAACAGATAAGCAAAAAGCCGATTGGCAAGTGCAACATGATGAAGTTATTAAAGCAGGCGGATTGCATATTGTCGGCACCGAACGCAATGAATCACGCCGTGTAGATAATCAATTACGCGGTCGCTCAGGCCGTCAAGGTGATGTCGGCTCAACCCGTTTTTACCTGTCGTTAGAAGATGATTTAATGCGTATTTTTGCCAGTGAAAAAATGGCAACAATGATGCAACGACTGGGCATGGAAAAAGGCGAAGCAATTGAACATAAAATGGTCAATCGTGCCATTGAAAACGCACAGAAAAAAGTCGAAGGTATGCATTATGATTCCCGCAAACATCTCTTAGAATATGATGATGTATCCAATGACCAGCGTAAAGTTGTGTATGGATTGCGTGATGAACTGATGAGCGTTGACAATGTGCAAGATAGATTTATTGCCATGCGCAAAACCGTTATCAGCAACTTGTTCAGCAATTATATTTCGACTGCACAAACCGAAGAAGACTGGGATATTGAAGGCTTACACCACGCCCTACAATCAGATTATGCCGCAGATTTCCCTATACAAGAATGGTTGGATGAAGGCGTAGATGTAGATGAATTAGAATCCAGAGTTGAGCAAGGCTTGACACAGATTTTTACTTACAAGGAAGGAATTATTGGCAGCAAACAGATGCGTGATTTTGAAAAAGCAGTCATGCTACAAACTTTAGATCACTTCTGGAAGGAGCATTTAGCCGCCATGGATTACTTACGCCAAAGCATCAATTTGCGTGGCTACGCACAAAAAAATCCAACTCAAGAATACAAGCGCGAATCCTTCATCATGTTCACAGCACTCCTAGACACCATTGACCTTGAAATTGTTAAAGCACTTTCAAGCGTTACCCTGAATGCAGAAAGTAGCGCCGACGACATCGAGCAACAAAATAACGAAGAAGCCTCAGCAACCCACGACACCCTCCTAGAAGAGCCCATCCAGCCCCAAGAAGTCATCACTACAAACAACGAAACCGACGACAACCACCCACAAACCTATCAACGCATTGGCGCAAAAGTAGGCCGCAACGACCCATGTCCTTGTGGCTCTGGCAAAAAATACAAAAATTGCCATGGCTAA
- a CDS encoding anhydro-N-acetylmuramic acid kinase, which yields MANPPNYYIGLMSGTSMDGVDGVIVDELGKKILTQSHLPYPDKLKQNLLKLTQNSTTSLANLAQIDIEVAHCFANVANTLLQQLKLSATSVQAIGSHGQTIFHQGGVYSMQIGHGALIAEQTGITTVADFRMQDVAAGGQGAPLTPFYHQHLLDEKDGVVINLGGIANTTIVKNNQVIGFDTGPANTLLDNWIKQHKNLDYDRDGLWSRTGSVDKTLLTAMLADDYFQQSHPKSTGPEYFNLNWLSRYLDGDEAPEDVQRTLMELTVISISASIPIGANVYLCGGGVHNLFLFERLVEQNPNNKVTSTNDLGVSADYVEAAAFGFFAQKTLAGSPSNLPSVTGARNTRILGGIYQHKGEVC from the coding sequence ATGGCTAACCCCCCCAATTATTATATTGGACTTATGTCAGGCACCAGCATGGACGGTGTTGATGGCGTTATTGTTGATGAATTGGGTAAAAAAATATTGACCCAATCGCATTTGCCCTATCCCGATAAGTTAAAACAAAACCTGTTAAAACTTACCCAAAATTCAACTACTTCATTGGCAAATCTTGCCCAGATTGATATTGAAGTGGCACACTGTTTTGCCAATGTGGCAAATACTTTGTTACAACAATTAAAACTTAGCGCTACAAGCGTTCAAGCAATTGGCTCACATGGGCAAACTATTTTCCACCAAGGCGGCGTTTACTCAATGCAAATTGGACACGGCGCTTTGATTGCTGAGCAAACAGGTATTACCACAGTGGCTGATTTTCGCATGCAAGATGTGGCTGCCGGCGGGCAAGGTGCGCCACTTACGCCGTTTTATCATCAACATTTGTTAGATGAAAAAGACGGCGTTGTCATTAATTTAGGTGGTATCGCCAATACCACCATTGTCAAAAACAATCAAGTTATCGGATTTGACACAGGTCCTGCCAACACCCTGCTAGACAACTGGATAAAACAGCATAAAAATCTAGATTACGACCGTGATGGACTTTGGTCACGCACTGGCTCGGTGGACAAAACTTTATTAACTGCAATGCTTGCTGATGATTATTTTCAACAATCACACCCAAAAAGCACAGGTCCAGAATATTTTAATTTAAACTGGTTATCACGCTACCTAGATGGCGACGAAGCCCCCGAAGATGTGCAAAGAACACTCATGGAGCTAACCGTAATAAGCATTTCCGCAAGCATCCCCATAGGCGCTAATGTGTATTTATGTGGTGGCGGTGTGCATAATTTGTTTTTATTTGAACGCCTAGTGGAACAAAACCCCAACAACAAAGTAACATCAACCAATGATTTAGGCGTATCCGCAGACTATGTAGAAGCCGCCGCATTCGGTTTTTTTGCCCAAAAAACCTTAGCAGGCTCACCCTCAAACCTACCCTCAGTAACAGGCGCTCGCAACACACGCATTTTAGGCGGTATTTATCAACACAAAGGTGAAGTATGCTAA
- a CDS encoding RNA-binding domain-containing protein, with product MLNTLKTLLRTNAETEILEFKTAGQNFDKNKLGKYFSALSNEANLANKECAWLILGIDDEHHISGTKITDSTLNEYKQEIANNTSPTSNFINTRRVNIEGKQVLMLQIPPAPKGMPVDWKGHCYGRDGSSLSALNNQERERIRLQNYVPDWGEEVVERATIDDLSVEAISEARKQFKVKNPTLEIEKWDDIKFLNKAKITSQGKITNTAILLLGKPESEHLISPAVGKITWILKDRDNIEKDYGHFGCPLLLSVNQVYAKIRNLKYRYLPEGTLFPDEVDQFDPFIIREALNNCIAHQDYTLGGKINLVEREDGILTFVNSGAFIPGYVEKVVAADAPETYYRNPFLTSAMVGLGMIDTIGSGIKKMFVLQKNKFFPLPSYDLDNNQVKVKIIGKVVDVGYARRLAQSKNELTLQDIILLDKVAKGTPLLNAEIKMLRSKKLIEGRKPNFHISSFIAESIGEKPSYIKHKGIDNEYCQKMILDFLRKFGSGNRKDFEEMLLDKLPDVLNPQQKRNKVRNNLQSLKKQKKISPFGKLWKMSNSKN from the coding sequence ATGCTAAATACATTAAAAACGCTACTTCGCACTAATGCAGAAACTGAAATACTGGAGTTTAAGACTGCTGGGCAAAATTTTGATAAAAACAAATTGGGTAAATATTTTTCCGCATTAAGTAATGAAGCAAATCTTGCTAATAAAGAGTGTGCATGGTTGATTCTTGGCATTGATGATGAACACCATATTTCTGGCACAAAAATTACGGATAGCACTTTAAATGAATATAAGCAGGAGATTGCAAATAACACCTCTCCAACATCCAATTTTATAAACACCCGTCGTGTTAATATCGAGGGAAAACAGGTGTTAATGTTGCAAATTCCTCCTGCACCAAAAGGTATGCCAGTTGATTGGAAGGGGCATTGTTATGGTAGAGATGGCTCAAGTTTAAGTGCATTAAACAACCAAGAAAGGGAGCGCATTAGGCTGCAAAATTATGTGCCTGATTGGGGTGAAGAAGTTGTTGAGCGCGCTACAATTGACGACCTTTCTGTTGAGGCAATCAGCGAAGCAAGAAAACAATTTAAGGTTAAAAACCCAACGCTGGAAATAGAAAAATGGGACGACATAAAGTTTTTAAACAAAGCCAAAATCACCTCCCAAGGAAAAATCACCAACACGGCTATATTGTTACTTGGAAAGCCAGAATCTGAACACCTTATTAGCCCTGCCGTAGGAAAAATCACTTGGATACTAAAAGATAGAGACAACATTGAAAAAGATTATGGGCATTTTGGCTGTCCGTTATTACTAAGCGTTAATCAAGTTTATGCCAAAATCAGAAATCTAAAATACCGCTATTTACCCGAAGGTACCTTATTTCCTGATGAAGTAGATCAGTTTGATCCCTTTATCATTCGTGAGGCACTAAATAATTGTATTGCACACCAAGACTACACACTAGGTGGGAAAATCAATTTGGTGGAGCGTGAGGACGGTATTTTGACTTTTGTTAATTCGGGCGCTTTTATTCCCGGATATGTGGAAAAGGTAGTGGCAGCAGATGCACCAGAAACATATTATCGCAATCCATTTTTAACAAGCGCTATGGTTGGTTTAGGTATGATTGACACCATTGGCAGTGGTATTAAAAAAATGTTTGTTTTGCAAAAAAACAAGTTTTTCCCTTTGCCAAGTTATGATTTAGACAACAATCAAGTTAAGGTTAAAATTATTGGCAAAGTAGTTGATGTTGGCTATGCACGCAGACTTGCACAATCGAAAAATGAGCTAACTTTGCAAGACATTATTTTGTTGGATAAAGTGGCAAAAGGCACACCTTTGCTGAATGCTGAAATTAAAATGCTAAGGAGTAAGAAACTGATTGAAGGGCGCAAACCCAATTTCCATATTTCATCTTTTATTGCAGAATCAATAGGAGAAAAACCTTCTTATATTAAGCACAAGGGCATTGATAATGAATATTGTCAAAAAATGATACTTGATTTTTTAAGGAAATTTGGAAGCGGAAATCGGAAAGATTTTGAAGAGATGCTTTTGGATAAGTTGCCTGATGTATTAAATCCGCAGCAGAAAAGGAACAAGGTCCGAAACAACTTACAAAGTTTGAAAAAGCAAAAGAAGATAAGTCCTTTTGGCAAACTATGGAAGATGTCTAACTCTAAAAATTAG